One region of Elephas maximus indicus isolate mEleMax1 chromosome 23, mEleMax1 primary haplotype, whole genome shotgun sequence genomic DNA includes:
- the CUL4A gene encoding cullin-4A isoform X1, with the protein MNPECLSMFASNRNNRSPVKAVENLCSHKVSPTLYRQLRQVCEDHVQAQILQFREDSLDSVLFLKKINTCWQDHCRQMIMIRSIFLFLDRTYVLQNSMLPSIW; encoded by the exons ATGAATCCAGAATGTCTCAGTATGTTTGCCTCAAACAGGAACAACAGGAGTCCTGTGAAA gCTGTTGAAAATCTCTGTTCCCACAAAGTTTCCCCGACACTCTACAGACAGTTACGCCAGGTTTGTGAAGACCACGTTCAAGCACAGATCCTCCAGTTTAGAGA AGACTCACTagatagtgttttatttttaaaaaagattaacaCATGCTGGCAAGATCATTGCAGACAAATG ATCATGATTAGAAGCATTTTCTTGTTTCTGGATCGCACTTACGTGCTTCAGAACTCCATGCTCCCTTCCATATGGTGA